Part of the Desulfobacterales bacterium genome is shown below.
CAGGTCCTCCTCGCTGGTATCAGCCGGCAGGGTGATCTGCTCGGAATGAATCCCCAGGGCATGGGCGGTCTTGTTCTTGGCGGAAACATAGGACTGGGAGGCCGGATCCTCGCCGACCAGGATGGTTACCAGCCCGGGGGTGATATTATGTTTTTCAATAAGTTCGGCAACCTCGACTTTCAATTCCTCGCGAATGGCCCTGGCCGTCTCGGTGCCGCTGATGATCTTGGCGGTCATGTGCAGTTTCCTCCGGATAAATTCGTAACTATGATTAAATACACCTATTAAGCAGACATGGTCTCCGGGACCGGCAAATGAATATCAGTTCACCTGCAACGGCAGAGACATGCGACAATTCCAGGAACGGAACCTTTAAAATTAACCAGTTTTTCACCTTTTTTCAAGAAAGGATTTTGAAAATCCGCCAAAGTTTTGCAGGATGGGGCGAGAGTGGTGACTTGTGGTTTCGGAAAGGAGGGTCCAAGGGCGATTTCGAATGAATTCACCACAAAGTACGGGCTCCCCTTTTTTTCCGAAGACGAGAAAAAGAAATCTATAGTCGCCTGGTAATATTATAAACCATACTAAAAACGGCATTGTCGGAAAACCAAGCGACAACACCGTATCCCTCTCAAACCTGAATGCATCCTTCAACGCCCCGGGCACAACGACCAGGGCATGGAACCCTAATGAACGTATTCGAATTGGCAAAATTCCTCAACTGAAAAATAGCTGAATGTCACCTGGGAACCAATGATGACTTTATCAACGGTTGTATCTCCGCCATGTCTGTGCTATACAGACAATCCGGTAAAAAAACGGCTGAAAGGCAAAAAAACTCCCGGGCAAACAGCTAGATTCGATGGATTTGTAAAAACCGGTTTTTGTCAGCGTTCACCATGGTTTCAAGGAGAAGATAATGCGGGAAAGGGTACAAGCTGCAATCGATAAAGTCCGGCCCGCCCTGCAGCGGGACGGCGGCGACGTTATTCTGATGGAGATCACGGATGACGGGGTGGTCAAGGTGCAGCTCACCGGCGCCTGCAAGGGCTGTCCCATGTCCCAGATGACCCTGAAACAGGGTATTGAACAGTTTGTCAGAAGCGAAGTGCCGGAGATCAAAGCCGTGGAATCGATCTGACCCCGGAAGCTGTTCCCTTCCCCCACCCGGGTACCTTGAGCCCCCTCCGGAAACGGGTGTTTCCGAAAGGTCATTTATGATATTTCTCACCGGCCTTAATGGTATGGGCGCGGTACAGCTGCTCCACCAGGAGCAGCCTGGCCATTTCATGGGTAAAGGTCATTGCCGACAGGGAAAGGACCAGGTCCGCCGCCTTGACAGCCGATGGCGCCAGCCCCAGGGCGCCGCCGATGAGAAAGGAGGCTGTCTTGATCCCCCTCCCCTCCCAACCGGTCAACCGGCCGGCCAGTTCCTCAGAGGAAAGCGGCCGGCCGCCGGGGTCCAGGGCCACGACCAGGCTGTTTTTTGAAACCGCGGCCAGCAGCACTTTGGTCTCGGCCTCGATCAAACGTGAATCAGGGTCGTTTTTCCTGACCCTGGGTTCTCGAATGGTCTTGATCTCCAGCCGGGTGTAGTGGCGGAGCCGCCTGGTAAAATCGTCTATTCCCGCGGCCAGGTACGGGGTCCTGGTCTTGCCGAGAAAGAGTAATTCCAGTTTCATCCCGGTCCACGCTGTTTTTGTCGGTCTCGTAAAAACATTCGAGACGGACGTGGGTCTTGTTGTAACTTGCTGATTCCGTTCAGTGGCATTTGAAACATTTCGGGTTGTTACGAGTTTGTCATTTTTCGGAAGAACCGTCCAGGGTGGCGGCGAATTTCGCCCGGAACTCCGGGTAACTCATGGACCGGTTGATTCCCGGGCAGGATTCCCGGATCGCGCTCAGGTTGGCCTCGTCCTTCAGAAGACTGGGGTGGAGCGGCCATTCCCGGCAGCGCCACGGCCTGCCCGGATGCACGGTACAGCCCTGGTCATAGAATATGCAGTGGCCGTCCCTGATCTTCATCTGGACGATGTTGCCGCTTATCCGCCAGAATTTTTCCGCCACCTCTTTCTCGCTCATGCCCAGATGGGCGCACATCCGCCCGCGGTCCGCCTCGTCCAGCGACACCGTGGTCTGGCCATGGCAGCAATAGCCGCATTGTTGGCACTCGAATATTTTTTCGTCCATGTTCACTCGGTGCCCTCTGCGTCCTCGGCGGTGAAATCAGACTTTTTTACGAGTCCGTCAAAAAATGATGAACTCGTAACAACCCGAAAGGCTTCAAATGCCACCCAATAAAATCAACAAGTTACAAGACGAATCACGTCCGTCGAGCGGGTTGTTGCGAGACCGACAAAAAATGAAGAGAAACGTGAGATTGCTCATGCCGAACCCACTACATCACCGAACAGGGTGATGTCGATTCCATATTGTTGCGCGGCCCGTTTCCATTTCATCTCATCCGGGGTCTTGAAAAGAATCTCGTTTTCAGCCGGCAGCACCAGCCAGCCGTCCACAATGAGTTCGCTTTCCAGCTGGCCCGGGGCCCAGCCCGAATAGCCCAGGGTCAGCACATAGTCATCCGGCCCCTGGCCGAGCACTATATCCCTGAGAATCCGAGGCTCGGAGGAGAGACAGACCGTGCTGGTCACCTCCAGCCGGCTGGGCGCCTGGTAATCCGAAGAATAGAGGATAAAGACCGAGTTCAGCCCCACCGGACCGCCCATATAGACCGAGGGCAGGACCAGCCCTTCCGGGGCCTCGATATTGGCTGCCTGGAGGATCTCGGCAAAGCTTACGTCCGGTATGGGCTCGTTGACCACCAGGCCCATGGCCCCGCCCTCGGTATGGGCGCAGATATACACCACCCGCTGCTGGAAACGCGGGTCCGGCATCCGGGGCGTGGAGATGAGAAAATATCCCTGTAGACTTTCCATGATCGGCAACTCTTGTTTTGCGGGACGCAAGGCCCGTTGATTCTTATCGGTTCCGAAAGACTAGCATTGGAGACAATCCCCGGTCAAGATCGAAACAGTGGCGTGACCACTGAACAGTCGGAATCCGTGCTGCGATCTTGCATCTGGACGCAGGAAAGGTATATTCTGCGTATGCAGTTATATATTCCGAATCTGCAGCACTGCTGAACGGTTACCGGCCGAGGGGATCTGCTCCTTTTGTGTCCCCTGGTGAACACTTACAAAATACCGAGGTCAAGATGGCCGCAATCTCAATCGAAACAGAACTGGAACGGCTCCTGCGGGCCGACCAGCATGATCCCTTCCAGGTGCTGGGATTTCATTTTGTCGAACAACCGGCCGGGGCCGCGATTATCCGCGCCTTTCAACCCCAGGCCCAGTCCCTGCGCCTGCTGGCCTTTGACAAAAGCCTGGAGATGGAAAAAACCCGGCCCGAGGGATTGTTTGAAATCACGATCCCGGACTGTAGCGAGCCCTTTGCCTACCGGTTGGCGGCCGGTTATCACAACGGCGAAGTCCATGAGTTTGTCGACCCCTACCGGTTCCTGCCCCAGCTGGGCGAGATCGACCGCTATCTCTTTAACAGCGGCACCCATTATGAACT
Proteins encoded:
- a CDS encoding NifU family protein — encoded protein: MRERVQAAIDKVRPALQRDGGDVILMEITDDGVVKVQLTGACKGCPMSQMTLKQGIEQFVRSEVPEIKAVESI
- a CDS encoding 23S rRNA (pseudouridine(1915)-N(3))-methyltransferase RlmH — its product is MKLELLFLGKTRTPYLAAGIDDFTRRLRHYTRLEIKTIREPRVRKNDPDSRLIEAETKVLLAAVSKNSLVVALDPGGRPLSSEELAGRLTGWEGRGIKTASFLIGGALGLAPSAVKAADLVLSLSAMTFTHEMARLLLVEQLYRAHTIKAGEKYHK
- a CDS encoding YkgJ family cysteine cluster protein — protein: MDEKIFECQQCGYCCHGQTTVSLDEADRGRMCAHLGMSEKEVAEKFWRISGNIVQMKIRDGHCIFYDQGCTVHPGRPWRCREWPLHPSLLKDEANLSAIRESCPGINRSMSYPEFRAKFAATLDGSSEK
- a CDS encoding YqgE/AlgH family protein; this translates as MESLQGYFLISTPRMPDPRFQQRVVYICAHTEGGAMGLVVNEPIPDVSFAEILQAANIEAPEGLVLPSVYMGGPVGLNSVFILYSSDYQAPSRLEVTSTVCLSSEPRILRDIVLGQGPDDYVLTLGYSGWAPGQLESELIVDGWLVLPAENEILFKTPDEMKWKRAAQQYGIDITLFGDVVGSA